One Tolypothrix sp. PCC 7910 genomic window carries:
- a CDS encoding ParB/RepB/Spo0J family partition protein yields the protein MSKKDQPYTSQLKGVAALLGENFNQTDSTANSPTTVAISLIKLPASQPRRYFDPKKLEELSRSIKEFGLLEPLLVRPLPGGGYELVAGERRYRASSMAELAEVLIISREMDDATAYQVRLVENLQREDLNPLEETEGILELLVLRLEMTRDEVISHLNRMRNVCDRYDENSELRHNVMSQPQTQIIEELFASLGRMSWQSFVKNRLPLLNLPANVLEVLRSGRLEYTKAIAIARVKDEESRNQLLEDAIAHNLSLSEIKRQIKEIEQQNKSNSSSKTEPASIKDRFDETLQRFKKAKLWDDPKKKKQIEKVIAQLEALIKDDNLK from the coding sequence GTGAGCAAAAAAGACCAACCCTATACCAGTCAATTAAAAGGTGTAGCAGCCCTACTAGGCGAAAACTTTAATCAAACTGACAGTACTGCTAATTCACCAACTACAGTTGCCATCAGTTTAATCAAGCTGCCAGCCTCACAGCCCCGGCGGTACTTTGACCCTAAAAAGCTAGAAGAACTATCACGCTCAATTAAAGAATTCGGTCTTCTTGAACCTTTGTTAGTTCGTCCGCTCCCTGGAGGTGGCTATGAATTAGTTGCAGGGGAACGACGCTATAGAGCTTCATCAATGGCAGAATTGGCTGAGGTTCTCATCATTTCTAGGGAAATGGATGATGCGACTGCATACCAAGTGCGCCTCGTTGAAAACCTGCAACGCGAAGACCTCAACCCCCTAGAAGAAACTGAAGGCATCTTGGAATTGTTGGTGTTGCGCTTAGAGATGACAAGAGATGAAGTAATTAGTCATCTCAACCGCATGAGAAACGTTTGCGATCGCTATGATGAGAATTCTGAACTGAGACATAACGTTATGTCTCAACCCCAAACCCAGATAATTGAAGAGTTATTTGCGTCTTTAGGGCGAATGAGTTGGCAGTCATTTGTCAAAAACCGTCTGCCTTTGCTGAATCTTCCTGCTAATGTGCTGGAAGTGCTGCGTTCTGGAAGACTTGAGTACACCAAAGCAATTGCAATCGCTCGAGTTAAAGATGAAGAAAGCAGAAACCAACTCTTAGAAGATGCGATCGCCCATAATCTCTCATTAAGCGAAATCAAGCGCCAGATTAAAGAAATTGAGCAGCAGAATAAATCAAATTCATCATCTAAAACAGAACCAGCATCGATAAAAGACCGCTTTGATGAGACTTTACAACGCTTCAAAAAAGCTAAACTGTGGGATGACCCGAAGAAAAAGAAACAGATAGAGAAGGTAATAGCTCAATTGGAAGCATTAATAAAAGATGACAACCTAAAGTGA
- a CDS encoding ParA family protein, which translates to MSKTRIIALFNQSGGVGKTSLTMNLGYHLAQKKKNRVLLIDTDPQASLTTFMGLEPDINTKSVYEAVVGEEPLPIHPELIHGMGLVPANINLSAAELELVAALMREMRLKNALAPILDNYDFILIDCPPSLGILSVISLVAATHVVVPIQCQFKSFQGTDLLLKTVASLRKGANKTLSIAGFIPTMYDARTAQESRTMKAITEQLSPVATVFEPIPKSIAFADASEARLPLALYNPKHPAVAVLKKIALSLEKLQIQ; encoded by the coding sequence GTGAGTAAAACCCGCATTATTGCGCTATTTAATCAATCAGGAGGGGTAGGAAAAACAAGTTTAACAATGAACTTGGGCTACCACCTCGCTCAAAAAAAGAAAAATCGCGTTCTCCTCATAGACACAGACCCCCAAGCCTCACTGACGACATTTATGGGGCTAGAACCGGACATTAACACCAAAAGCGTCTATGAAGCAGTGGTGGGTGAAGAACCATTACCAATTCATCCTGAACTGATTCACGGTATGGGTTTAGTGCCAGCCAATATTAATTTAAGTGCTGCCGAACTTGAACTAGTCGCTGCCCTGATGCGGGAAATGCGTCTAAAAAATGCACTTGCCCCTATCCTTGACAACTATGATTTTATTTTGATAGATTGTCCGCCATCTTTAGGCATCCTCAGTGTGATTAGCTTAGTAGCGGCAACTCATGTTGTAGTCCCCATTCAGTGCCAGTTTAAATCCTTTCAAGGAACTGATTTACTACTTAAAACTGTAGCCTCACTCCGTAAAGGTGCTAATAAAACACTCAGCATTGCTGGCTTCATCCCCACCATGTATGATGCACGTACTGCCCAAGAAAGCAGAACCATGAAAGCTATTACAGAGCAACTTTCACCCGTGGCTACAGTCTTTGAACCAATTCCTAAATCTATTGCCTTTGCTGATGCTAGTGAGGCACGTTTACCTTTAGCACTATATAATCCCAAACATCCTGCCGTCGCTGTACTAAAAAAAATCGCCCTTAGTTTAGAAAAACTCCAAATACAGTGA